From Nocardia sp. XZ_19_385:
ACTCGTCGATCCGGCCGATCGCCCGCGCTTCGTGCGCTGGATCGGCCTGATCATCGCCTTCTCGGTCCTCCAAGGCGTCTGCGTGCTGCTCGTGGTTCCCGTCCTGCGTTCGCTGCTGGACGGCGACCGGGACGCCGCGATCACCTGGCTGACCGTGCTGGCGGCGACCACGGCCGCGGCGGCCGTCGTGTTCTACGCCCAGGCGATGGACGGCCAGCAGATCGCCAACGACCTGCTGCTCGGCATGCACCACCGCATCGGCGATCACCTCTCGCGGCTGCCGCTGGGCTGGTTCGGCACCGATCGCACCGGCCGCCTGACGCATTCGGTCTCGCAGGGCACGATGAGCATCGGTGCCGTGCCCGCGCACCTGATGCAACCCGTGATCAGCGGTGCGGTCACGCCGATTGTCGTCGCCGTCGGCATGTTCGCCTTCGATTGGCGGCTGGGGGCGGCTCTGCTCGCCGCGGGAGCGGTGCTCGTGGTGGCACACAGGTGGTCCCAGGATGCCATCGCACGCAGTTTCGGCGCCATCGATCACACTGCGGTCGAATCGGCCGGACGCATAGTCGAATTCGCGCAGAACCAGCCGATCCTGCGCGCCTTCGGCCGCCGCGGCGAGAGCAACCGTCTGCTCGACGACGCGCTCGTCGGCCAGCGCCGCGCCTACGGCGCGATGAACCGCAACGCGGTGACCGCGCTGCTCACCTTCTCGGTCGCGGTGCAGGCCGTCTTCCTCGCGCTCATGGCCGTGGGAGTGACGCTGGCACTGGGCGGTTCGTTGGACGCCGCCGAATTGATCGCGCTGCTGGTGCTGATCACCCGCTTCGCCGGGCCGCTGCTCGAGCTGGTCGACCACTCCGCCGCACTGCGCATGGCCGCGGAAAACCTCGACCGCATCGACGAGGTCCTCGACGTTCAGCCGCTGCCCGAAGGCGGCCAAGACTGCGCGATCGCCCCCGGCAAGGTCAGCTTCGAGCACGTCGGCTTCGGTTACGACGACCGGACGGTACTGCGCGACATCACCTTCGAAGCGAAACCCGGCACGCTGACCGCGATCGTCGGCCCGTCGGGCGCGGGCAAGACCACGCTGCTGCGGCTGGTCGCCAGATTCTGGGAGGTGAACACCGGCACGGTCCGCGTCGGCGGCGTCGATGTCCGCGACCTGTCCACCGAGGCGCTGATGAACCAGCTGGCCATGGTGTTCCAGGATGTGTACCTCTTCGACGACACGATCGAAGCCAACATTCGCATCGGCCGGCCCGGAGCCAGCACCGAGGAGATCCGCGAGGCGGCCCGGCTCGCCCGCGTCGACGAGATCGTCGACCGGCTCCCCGACGGCTGGGAGACCCGCGTCGGCGAGGGCGGCGTCAGCCTGTCCGGCGGTGAGCGCCAACGGGTTTCGATCGCCCGGGCACTGATCAAACAGGCCCCGATCGTGCTCCTCGACGAAGCCACCGCGGCGCTGGACCCGGACAACGAGGCGGCGGTCGGCGCGGCCGTGCGCACCCTCGCCGAGCAGCGCACCCTGCTCGTGGTCGCGCACCGCCTGCACACCGTCGCCGCCGCCGACCAGATCCTCGTCCTCGACGAGGGCGGTATCGCACAGCGCGGCACGCACGCCGACCTGATCGGCCAACCCGGTCGCTACCAGGACTTCTGGCGGGAGCGCGAACGTGCCCAGGGCTGGCGTCTGGTCGGCTGAATCTTTGCGGAGGGTTGGCAGAATATTGATGGTCAAATATATTCTGCCAACCTAAAGTACTCCGCATGGCTATCGTCCCCGATGACAAGAACTGGACCTGGGTGCTGGAAAAGACCTGTCCGGAATGTGGTTTCGACGCACCCGCGACCGCGTACGAAAAAGTGCCCGGACTCACGCGCGACTACGCGGCCCGTCTGGCCGGTGCGCTGACCAAGGATGACGCCACCGTTCGTCCGGACGAGAACACCTGGTCGGCGCTGGAATACGCTGCCCACGTCCGCGACGTGTGCCGCATCTTCACCTACCGCACCGATATCGCGGCTCGTCGCGCGGCGACCGATCCTCAGGTCCCGGGCTTCGACGCGACGACCGGCGTCGCCGACGGCCTGCCGCTGTTCTCCAACTGGGATCAGGACGTCACCGCGATCGCCGACAACTACGGCGCCCAGGATCCGGCCGTGGTCGCGACCGAACTCGTCGAGGCGGCCGAATCCATCGCCCGCGCAATCGAATCCGTGCCCGCCGCCGATCATGAATTGGCCGTTCGGCGCAGCGACGGCTCCGGTTTCACCGTAGAGTCACTGGCGATCTACTTCCTGCACGACGTGGTCCACCACGTGCACGACGTCCGGGCCTGAAACGCGCCCGACCAGCCGCTGCCCAGAAAAATCCACCCCGGCACTAGAACGAGTTCTACTTTTCTCGTAGTGTGTGTGCAGTCACATAAGCACACGTGCACGCGAGAGGTCGGCAGGAATGAAGACGAAGGGCGCGATCCTGTGGGGGATCGACCAGGAGTGGTCGGTCGAGGAGATCGAGGTCGGTGACCCGGTCTCCGGCGAGGTGCAGATCCGGATGGAAACCGCCGGCATGTGCCATTCGGATCATCACATCGTCACCGGTGCGACACCGATGCCGAACTACCCGGTGATGGGCGGCCACGAGGGCGCGGGCGTGATCACCAAGCTGGGCCCGAACTGCCCCGCGGACCTGCAGGTCGGCGATCACGTCATCCTGTCGTTCATCCCGGCCTGTGGCCGCTGTCCGTCCTGTGTGTCGGGCAACATGGCGCTGTGCGATCTGGGCGCG
This genomic window contains:
- a CDS encoding ABC transporter ATP-binding protein, with translation MIRKLFRLVDPADRPRFVRWIGLIIAFSVLQGVCVLLVVPVLRSLLDGDRDAAITWLTVLAATTAAAAVVFYAQAMDGQQIANDLLLGMHHRIGDHLSRLPLGWFGTDRTGRLTHSVSQGTMSIGAVPAHLMQPVISGAVTPIVVAVGMFAFDWRLGAALLAAGAVLVVAHRWSQDAIARSFGAIDHTAVESAGRIVEFAQNQPILRAFGRRGESNRLLDDALVGQRRAYGAMNRNAVTALLTFSVAVQAVFLALMAVGVTLALGGSLDAAELIALLVLITRFAGPLLELVDHSAALRMAAENLDRIDEVLDVQPLPEGGQDCAIAPGKVSFEHVGFGYDDRTVLRDITFEAKPGTLTAIVGPSGAGKTTLLRLVARFWEVNTGTVRVGGVDVRDLSTEALMNQLAMVFQDVYLFDDTIEANIRIGRPGASTEEIREAARLARVDEIVDRLPDGWETRVGEGGVSLSGGERQRVSIARALIKQAPIVLLDEATAALDPDNEAAVGAAVRTLAEQRTLLVVAHRLHTVAAADQILVLDEGGIAQRGTHADLIGQPGRYQDFWRERERAQGWRLVG
- a CDS encoding DinB family protein, with product MAIVPDDKNWTWVLEKTCPECGFDAPATAYEKVPGLTRDYAARLAGALTKDDATVRPDENTWSALEYAAHVRDVCRIFTYRTDIAARRAATDPQVPGFDATTGVADGLPLFSNWDQDVTAIADNYGAQDPAVVATELVEAAESIARAIESVPAADHELAVRRSDGSGFTVESLAIYFLHDVVHHVHDVRA